From a single Lentimicrobium sp. L6 genomic region:
- a CDS encoding YeeE/YedE thiosulfate transporter family protein: MGPLIPNEIISPEWNHVFAVLIGIAFGIVMESSGFSSSRKIMGSFYGYDFTMIRVFMTAAITSLIGVLYMDYFGWIDRTELFVVPTYLGATITGGALMGLGFLAAGFCPGTSFLAAAIGKVDGMVFIGGAFLGILFFGEIFPLISDFYYANYLGHITVEESLGIAPDWFALIFAVIAVVVFYVLSIIRKSVEKVKY; this comes from the coding sequence ATGGGACCTTTAATTCCGAATGAAATAATATCGCCCGAATGGAATCATGTTTTTGCTGTGCTTATAGGTATTGCCTTTGGTATAGTGATGGAATCTAGTGGGTTTTCTTCCTCCCGAAAAATCATGGGCTCTTTTTATGGTTATGATTTTACCATGATTAGAGTATTTATGACCGCAGCCATCACTTCATTGATAGGAGTATTATATATGGATTATTTTGGCTGGATTGATAGAACTGAGTTATTTGTTGTGCCAACCTATTTGGGTGCTACCATTACTGGTGGGGCATTGATGGGCTTGGGATTTCTTGCTGCAGGCTTTTGTCCAGGAACAAGTTTCTTGGCCGCAGCCATTGGTAAGGTTGATGGTATGGTATTTATTGGTGGTGCCTTTTTAGGCATCCTGTTTTTTGGTGAGATTTTTCCTCTCATCAGTGATTTCTATTATGCCAATTACTTAGGACATATCACAGTAGAAGAAAGCTTAGGGATAGCACCAGATTGGTTTGCTTTGATTTTTGCGGTCATTGCTGTTGTTGTTTTCTATGTGCTCAGTATCATCAGAAAAAGCGTTGAAAAAGTTAAATACTAA
- a CDS encoding YeeE/YedE thiosulfate transporter family protein, which translates to MNFLLEDRKTRIYWNPYFGGFLLGLIVIFSFYVSGRGIGASGGVKSAVVATVNAVAPSHAENSAYFSKFLKGDKSPLNTWLVFQMLGVIAGAFFSGAVNNRLKIRIQHSPKITAKTRLWFVLLGGFLFGGGSQLARGCTSGGALSGFAANSLGGLIIMISIFGSGYLFAYFFRKLWI; encoded by the coding sequence ATGAATTTCTTATTAGAAGATAGAAAAACACGGATTTATTGGAATCCATATTTTGGTGGTTTCTTGTTGGGCCTCATCGTTATATTTTCATTTTATGTAAGTGGACGAGGAATAGGAGCCAGCGGAGGAGTAAAAAGCGCTGTAGTGGCAACAGTGAATGCTGTAGCTCCTTCACATGCTGAGAATTCTGCCTATTTCAGTAAATTTTTAAAAGGAGATAAAAGCCCTTTAAATACTTGGTTGGTATTTCAAATGTTGGGTGTTATTGCTGGAGCTTTTTTCTCTGGTGCCGTTAATAACCGACTAAAGATTAGAATCCAACATTCACCTAAGATTACAGCCAAAACTAGGCTCTGGTTTGTGTTATTGGGAGGTTTCCTTTTTGGAGGAGGTTCTCAATTAGCAAGAGGCTGTACCAGCGGAGGTGCTTTGAGTGGCTTTGCGGCTAACTCTTTAGGTGGACTTATTATTATGATAAGCATATTTGGCTCCGGCTATTTGTTTGCTTATTTCTTTAGAAAATTATGGATTTAA